GTCAACTAAATATGACATCACGgacacaaaagcaaaatgaatCGGACCGCCGTGTTTGGAATAATGGGGTTGCATGCAACATAGTGTCTTCACGTCCCCCGCGATTTCagtatccatccaaccatctggTTTCTCTCCTGCTTTTTCGGAATTTGTACGcggaacaaagtccaaagtcccACTGTAGGTCCGGTAACAAGCGCGACGGCAATTGGTGAGCGCGTCAGTCACGCTTTGTGCCCGGCGGCCTTCCTCAGATTCTCCCCGATGGGCGTGGACCACATGGGCAGCGTGGGCAACGTGGGCGTGCCGGGCAACTCGGCCTCGGGCTGGTGCATCTTCATCTACAACCTGGGCCAGGACGCCGACGAGAGCATTCTGTGGCAGATGTTCGGCCCCTTCGGCGCCGTCACCAACGTCAAGGTGATCCGCGACTTCAACACTAACAAGTGCAAAGGCTTCGGCTTTGTCACCATGACCAACTACGAGGAGGCGGCCATGGCCATCGCCAGCCTGAACGGCTACCGCCTGGGCGACAAGACCCTGCAGGTGTCGTTCAAGACCAGCAAGGGCCACAAGTAGAGGCGAGAGCTTGGCGGGGGAGCTTCGGGAAGTACGCTCCGCTTGGTTTAACGCGTTCACTCAACactgcaccccaaaaaaaaaaaaagtctcccaaCTTACATTGCTCGTTGTTGGTTTTCGCTTTTTTCTTCCGGAGCATGAGACTTTTGTATCGTCGTTACAGTAATTCCGAA
This sequence is a window from Hippocampus zosterae strain Florida chromosome 14, ASM2543408v3, whole genome shotgun sequence. Protein-coding genes within it:
- the LOC127615192 gene encoding ELAV-like protein 1 isoform X4: MMQKDVEEMFSRYGRIINSRVLVDQSTGMSRGKAFIRFDKRSEAEEAAKNINGQKPPGASEPISVRFAADPNMMKNTQLLSQLYHNQSRRFAGPMHHQAQRFRFSPMGVDHMGSVGNVGVPGNSASGWCIFIYNLGQDADESILWQMFGPFGAVTNVKVIRDFNTNKCKGFGFVTMTNYEEAAMAIASLNGYRLGDKTLQVSFKTSKGHK